The genomic stretch AACGCGAAGACGAAGAACATCATCAAGCTGTACAAGGGCGAGGACGGCCGTACTTCCTTCATGAAGGCGCAATGCATGCATTGCGTGGACCCGGCCTGCGCCTCGGTGTGCATGATCAGCGCCCTCCACAAAGGCCCTCGGGGCATTGTGGAATGGGACCCGGACAAGTGCGTCGGCTGCCGCTATTGCATGACGGCGTGCCCGTTCAACGTGCCGAAGTACGAATGGAATACCGCATTCCCGAAGATCGTGAAGTGCGAGATGTGCCGCCACCTGCTGGCAAAGGGTGGAATCCCGGCCTGCGTCGCGGCGTGTCCGCGCGAAGCGGTGATCTTCGGCGGTCTTGAAACGCTCCGGTCCGACGCGAAGGGCCGAATCGCCAGGGAACCAAAAAAGTATTTCCCGAAGGTCTACGGGGACACCGACGGCGGAGGGACACAGGTTCTCTACCTTTCCGCCGCCGGGATCCCGTTCGGAAAACTGGGCCTGCCGGACCTGGGCGACGACCCCGTTCCCGAACTGTCCGAATCCCTCACGCACGCCGTGTACCAGGGATTCATCGCCCCGGTCGCCCTCTACGGCATCCTCGGATTCGCGGTCTACCGGTCCTGGCGCAGCCAGCGCCTGGGAGAAGGGGGTGAGAAATGAATCCCCACGCATCGGCCGTCTCCGGCCCCATTCTCACCCGGTTCTTCAAAGTTTGCCTCGCGGTCTTTGCCATGTGCATCCTCGTGCTGGCGTGGCGCTTCGTCGTTGGCCTTGGACCCACCACGGGGATGAACGACGGGTTCCCTTGGGGGATCTGGATCGCCTTCGACGTGGTGATCGGAACCGCCCTCGCGTGCGGGGGGTTCTCGGTGGCGATCCTGTGCTACGCCTTCAACAATGGAAAGTACCACCCACTCATCCGCCCCGCCGTCCTGACCAGCGCTCTGGGGTACTCACTCGCCGGGGCGTCCGTCATCGTCGACCTCGGACGGTACTGGAACGTATGGAGGATCCCCCTGCTCTGGAACTGGAACCGGAACTCCGTTCTCCTCGAAGTCGCGATCTGCATCATGACATACGTGGTCGTCCTCTGGATCGAGCTGTCCCCGGCGTTCCTCGAGGTTTGGGAGAAACAGGAAAAGTTTCCGCTTCTCTGCCGGGCGGCCCGGCGTGTCCATGGGTGGCTCAACCGGTACCTGATTGCGATCCTCGCCCTGGGCATCCTCCTTCCCACGATGCACCAGTCGTCCCTCGGCTCCCTCATGCTGATCATGGTAAGCAAGCTTCACAAGCTCTGGCATACACCGCTCCTCCCCGTCCTCTTTCTCTCGACGGCCATCCTCATGGGCTATGCGGCGGTCATCTTCGAATCGGCGCTGGCAGATGAGGTGTTCGACCGGCCGCGGGAAACGAAGCTCCTGGCGAGCATGTCCGGGATCATGGTGGTCGTCCTCTTCTTCTTCCTCGGCGTGCGGCTCGTCGATCTCGCCCTGCGGGGCCGGTTGGGGCTCATCGCCCGGCTGGACTTTTACAGCATGATGTTCCTCCTGGAAATGGTGCTGTTCCTGGCGCCGGCCCTCCTGCTTCTCTCCCGGAAGAGAAGGGAGAACCCCGGGATCGAGCTGATCTCGGCGATCATGATGATGCTCGCCGGGAGCCTGTACCGGTTCGACACGTTCCTTGTCGGATTCAACCCCGGTCCCGGCTGGTCCTACTTCCCGACGATCCCGGAGATGATGGTCACCATCGGCTTCGTCGCCTTCGAGGTCCTGGCGTATCTCTTCATCGTCAAGCAGTTCCCGATTCTCCATACCGGCCTTCCGTCCCAAACCTTCGGGGCGGTGACGCCGAAATCTTCCGTTTAGGGGGAGTCCCCATGAGCCAGCGGATCACGATCGACCCGATTACACGGATAGAAGGACACCTCCGCATCGACGTCGAGGTCGACGGAGGCGTGGTGAAGGACGCCTGGTCGTCCGGGACGATGTGGCGCGGGATCGAGGTCATCCTGAAGGGGAGGGACCCCCGGGAGGCATGGATCTTCACGCAGAGGATCTGCGGGGTCTGCACGACCGTCCACGCCATCGCGTCGGTCCGGGCGGTGGAAAACGCCCTCGGGCTGGAGATCCCGCTGAACGCCCAGTACATACGGAACCTCCTGATCACGACACACGCCCTGGGCGACCACATCGTCCACTTCTACCAGCTCTCCGCCCTCGACTGGGTGGACGTGACGTCGGCTCTCAAGGCCGATCCGGCGAAGGCCGCGAGCATCGCGGAATCCATCTCGCCGTGGCCCGGAAACAGCCGGAAGCAGATGGAGGCGGTGAAAACGAGAGTTTCGGAGTTCGTCAAGGGCGGCCAGTTGGGGATTTTCGCCAACGGCTACTGGGGCCACCCCGCGATGAAGCTTCCGCCGGAGATCAATCTCGTCGCATTGTCCCACTACCTCCAGGCTCTCGAGATCCAGCGGAAGGCGAACCAGGCGGTCGCGATCCTCGGCGGCAAGACCCCCCACATCCAGAACCTGGCGGTGGGAGGGGTGGCGAACGCGATCAACCTGGACGATCCTGCGACCCTGAACATGGAGAAACTCTACATGGTGAAGGACCTCCTCGCGGAGGTTACGGCGTTCGTCCAGCAGGTCTACCTGCCGGACGTGTGCGTCATCGGCGCGAAGTACGCCGAATGGCTCAAGTATGGCGCCGGCGTCACCAACTACCTCTCGGTGCCGGACCTCCCTCTCGACACGAAGGGGACGAGGTTCGACTTCCCCGGGGGGACGATCTTCGACGGGAAGCTCGAGACGTACAAGCCGATCTCGTCCTTCCAGGATCCGTACTTCAAGGAGAACGTGTCGGAGAGTATTGCGCGGTCCTACTACGACGGGGAGTGGCAGAAGCACCCGTGGGAGGAGGATACCGTCCCGAAGGCGGGCGCGTTCATCACCACGGGGAAGTACTCGTGGTCGAAGTCCCCGCGGTTCGAGGGGCGCCCGATGCAGGTGGGACCCCTCGCCCAGGTCCTGATGGGGTACGCCGCCGGCCACGAGCCGACGATGCGATGGGGGAACCGCGCGCTGGAAATGGCCTCGAAAGCCGCGGGGGCGAAGCTCGGGCCGTCCGACCTTCACTCCACCCTCGGCAGGCATCTCGCCCGGGCGGTCCGCTGCGCGGTGCTGGGGGAGCTGGCAATGAAGAATTGGCAGCTGCTGGCGACGAATATCGGGAAGGGGGACGTCACCGTGTTCAACCCGCCGGTGTTCCCCCGGTCCGAACAGAGGGGGTTCGGTTTTCACGAGGCCCCGCGCGGGACGCTTTCCCACTGGATCGTCATGAAGGACGGGAAGATCCAGAACTACCAGGCGGTGGTTCCCTCCACATGGAACGCCGGCCCCCGGGACGGCAAGGGACAGAAGGGGCCGTACGAGGCATCCCTCGTGGGCAACCCGGTCTCGGACCCCGGGCGTCCGCTGGAGGTGCTCCGGACCGTGCATTCCTTCGACCCGTGCCTGGCGTGCGCCATCCACATGCTGAAGGCGAATGGGGAGGAGATCACCAGGAAAAACGTGATCTGACGGACGACCTCTACCGGTGATACCATCGGACGGATCACCACATCCGTCCGGAGGAAGTCGTGCGCACTGTCGTTCTCCTCTGCTGCTCCAACGTCTTCATGACGTTCGCCTGGTACGGCCACCTGAAGACCCTCCAGGCGAAGCCGCTCTACGTCGCGATCCTCGTGAGCTGGGGGATCGCCTTCTTCGAGTACGTCCTGATGGTGCCGGCGAACCGGATCGGCGTGCAGAACTTCACCGTTCCGCAGCTCAAGGTAATGCAGGAAGTGATCACAATGGTCGTCTTCGCGGGGTTCGCGGTTTTTTACCTGGAAGCGCCCCTGAAGCTCGACTATCTATGGGCGGGGCTATGCCTGGTGGGGGCCGCCTACTTCATGTTCCGAACGCTATAAGGCGAAAAGGAGGGAGCGCCCCGGTGGCGCGATTTTCGAGGTGGGGCGGGGCGCCCCCTGAGTTCTTCTGGTTCCGTGGTTACTTCCCTCCCATCATTCCTTCCATGTGCTTCAGGTGGGAATCCTGGAGATCGGTGAGCAGCTTCGCATGCTCCAGGGATGCTGCGCGGAAAGCCGCGTCGTCCTTCGACTTCAGGGCCTCCATCTTCGCCTCGAGCGCGCGAAGTTTCAAAATCGTCCCTCGCATCTCTTCCATGTGACGGGTCATCTCCTCCTTCATCGGCCCTCCGCCCGCCATATGCATGCCGTGCATGTGCCCGCCTTCCTTGCCGTGCATCCCTTCGTGCCCTCCGTAATCGCACCCGCATCCGGACCCCGGATCGGCGTGCACAGTCGTCGCCGCGAAATACGGGACTCCTGCCGCCAGAAGCAGCCCGACCGCCACCGTGAGAATCCTCTTCCCGATCGTTCCCATCGTTCGTGCCTCCTTTGCGCCGATTGTCCATCGATGGCCTTTGATGAGGTGAATTGTACCCTATGTTTCCTCCCAACGCCGCCCTGCCCCCGAAAGTATAGGGACCGGTCCCGGCAAAGTGGCACCCCACTCCCATAGATGGTGCGCTCCCTGGGGTACCCCCGGTAACCGGTGCCTTATTCCTCTCCCGGCAAGGGGGGCACACTTGGACATCTTTCGGGGGATGCGTTACATTGGAAGCGGATCGCCCTTTCCCGGACGTTTCGGCCGATCGGCATGAAAACGGAGGGCTCCCGATGCTCGTCGGAAAACGGATGACGCGGAACCCCAAGACGGTGTCTCCGGACGACCCGCTCTCGTTCGCTGCGGGGATCCTTCGGGAAAACCGGTTTCACCATCTTCCGGTGATCCAGGGCGGGAGACTGATCGGGATCCTGTCCGACACGGACCTGCGGAACGCCTCGTTCACCGCGATCCCCAAGGAAGGGGAAAGGGGGGCGGCGGGGGACCGGCCGGTCCGGGAGGCGATGCGGACGGAGGTCTGGTCCGTCACTCCCGACGATTCGGTCGAGGACGCGCTCCTCATCCTCACCCGGGAAAAGTTCGGCGCCCTCCCGGTGCTCTCCGGGGACCACCTGGTGGGGATCATCACGAGAACGGACCTGCTGAACGCCTTCGTCGACCTCCTCGACGTGAACGAAGTCTGCTTCTGCGTGGACGTCACCTTCCCCCGGAACATGGCCCGGTTCGAGGAACTCGTCAACGTCTTCTCCACGATGGGTGTCGAGGTCCGCAGTGTCCTGATCGCGCCGCAGGGAGAGATCGGGGCGCTGAACGCGCACCTGCGGGTCGCGACGATCGACGGCCCGGCGGTCCGCCGGGCTCTCCGTGAAAAAGGGTTTGTGATCTCGGAACGGGTCTCCCGACTCTGAACTTCGTTCCTCTTTCCTGCATCGAAACGGAAAGGGAGGAGGAAGTTCGATGGAAGAGAATTCCCCATTTTCCGGCCGGTGCGAGGTGGGCGCCGCCGGCAGGTCGGACGTCGATCTGTTGGACGCGTACTCCCGCGCCATCACCACGGTGGTGGAGGCGGTCGGGCCCGCGGTGGTCAGCATTTCGGTGGGCCGGGAATCGGCGGACGGGAACGGTGTGGAGCCGATGGGAGCC from Candidatus Deferrimicrobium sp. encodes the following:
- the hybA gene encoding hydrogenase 2 operon protein HybA, with product MSPTRRSVLKGIASAATLAATGVPKAIASPPRRKTPPADAVGLLYDATRCIGCQACVVKCKEANGLPPDTGTPRGAMYDAPDDLNAKTKNIIKLYKGEDGRTSFMKAQCMHCVDPACASVCMISALHKGPRGIVEWDPDKCVGCRYCMTACPFNVPKYEWNTAFPKIVKCEMCRHLLAKGGIPACVAACPREAVIFGGLETLRSDAKGRIAREPKKYFPKVYGDTDGGGTQVLYLSAAGIPFGKLGLPDLGDDPVPELSESLTHAVYQGFIAPVALYGILGFAVYRSWRSQRLGEGGEK
- the hybB gene encoding Ni/Fe-hydrogenase cytochrome b subunit — translated: MNPHASAVSGPILTRFFKVCLAVFAMCILVLAWRFVVGLGPTTGMNDGFPWGIWIAFDVVIGTALACGGFSVAILCYAFNNGKYHPLIRPAVLTSALGYSLAGASVIVDLGRYWNVWRIPLLWNWNRNSVLLEVAICIMTYVVVLWIELSPAFLEVWEKQEKFPLLCRAARRVHGWLNRYLIAILALGILLPTMHQSSLGSLMLIMVSKLHKLWHTPLLPVLFLSTAILMGYAAVIFESALADEVFDRPRETKLLASMSGIMVVVLFFFLGVRLVDLALRGRLGLIARLDFYSMMFLLEMVLFLAPALLLLSRKRRENPGIELISAIMMMLAGSLYRFDTFLVGFNPGPGWSYFPTIPEMMVTIGFVAFEVLAYLFIVKQFPILHTGLPSQTFGAVTPKSSV
- a CDS encoding nickel-dependent hydrogenase large subunit, translating into MSQRITIDPITRIEGHLRIDVEVDGGVVKDAWSSGTMWRGIEVILKGRDPREAWIFTQRICGVCTTVHAIASVRAVENALGLEIPLNAQYIRNLLITTHALGDHIVHFYQLSALDWVDVTSALKADPAKAASIAESISPWPGNSRKQMEAVKTRVSEFVKGGQLGIFANGYWGHPAMKLPPEINLVALSHYLQALEIQRKANQAVAILGGKTPHIQNLAVGGVANAINLDDPATLNMEKLYMVKDLLAEVTAFVQQVYLPDVCVIGAKYAEWLKYGAGVTNYLSVPDLPLDTKGTRFDFPGGTIFDGKLETYKPISSFQDPYFKENVSESIARSYYDGEWQKHPWEEDTVPKAGAFITTGKYSWSKSPRFEGRPMQVGPLAQVLMGYAAGHEPTMRWGNRALEMASKAAGAKLGPSDLHSTLGRHLARAVRCAVLGELAMKNWQLLATNIGKGDVTVFNPPVFPRSEQRGFGFHEAPRGTLSHWIVMKDGKIQNYQAVVPSTWNAGPRDGKGQKGPYEASLVGNPVSDPGRPLEVLRTVHSFDPCLACAIHMLKANGEEITRKNVI
- a CDS encoding DMT family protein: MRTVVLLCCSNVFMTFAWYGHLKTLQAKPLYVAILVSWGIAFFEYVLMVPANRIGVQNFTVPQLKVMQEVITMVVFAGFAVFYLEAPLKLDYLWAGLCLVGAAYFMFRTL
- a CDS encoding CBS domain-containing protein codes for the protein MLVGKRMTRNPKTVSPDDPLSFAAGILRENRFHHLPVIQGGRLIGILSDTDLRNASFTAIPKEGERGAAGDRPVREAMRTEVWSVTPDDSVEDALLILTREKFGALPVLSGDHLVGIITRTDLLNAFVDLLDVNEVCFCVDVTFPRNMARFEELVNVFSTMGVEVRSVLIAPQGEIGALNAHLRVATIDGPAVRRALREKGFVISERVSRL